Proteins encoded by one window of Sardina pilchardus chromosome 7, fSarPil1.1, whole genome shotgun sequence:
- the larp4aa gene encoding la ribonucleoprotein 4Aa isoform X5, with the protein MSSDQGGVPQLQEEAEPGSKTRGEDETVLGTGGDSGGMVTSKGAGLNPNAKVWQEMPTVPSEAPADGTEGSPWSQTNIPEGYPDTSGCKAYTTGFPSLEDATSSGAAEGTANGMDPPDLEFPLCEPPTGIDVDSTLTMEQPISAESLRESLKKELEFCFSRENLSKDLYLMSQMDSDQFVPIWTIASMEGIKVLTTDMDLILDVLRSSPMVQVDEKGEKVRPNHKRCIIILREVPESTPVEEVEALFKNDNCPQVISVEFAHNNNWYITFQSDTDAQQAYRYLREEVKTFQGKPIMARIKAINTFFAKNGYRSLDCSVYSQQTQTQSQYSSPLFMQHVYSPQQQYLPYNIMPPTWTPSPTPYFETPLAPFPNSSFVNGFSSPAHYKTGSNSLNLGRPFSRNRNHVKPQSRASDGTPSPVAPVPLVDGLTGLRSPQPPTSSGPALGTAELSPSFAHLSASEPSDDNGMANRGRRSTYRGNRRRREDERTTRPVPLAEVKVPQPKFDLAASNFPPLPGCVVSTQGEPVLENRMSDVVRGINRDKQQQQQPQPQQQQQQQQSDASKDGAASHPPAPEDSVSTIRPVQPASKTTSHTLESTITSSSMSHQDKKQEKPELPVQKETPAPTASAAAVVVAAAAATTPAPSQTQAAAGSKPQPSAAPAPGTPQASPAPSSTTTTTTNSTPAMEPRKLSYAEVCQRPPKDPPPTPAPSAAAGTAATTPPASQPLRELRVNKGEEPASGPHSPSDKPERPQERGAEGKGREGRPPRDGQGYYRNNGPPRAGTGGLKLREQQRRPPFGRRNSPQGGPRHTGKEQNIPPISPK; encoded by the exons ATGAGTTCAGACCAGGGCGGAGTGCcgcagctgcaggaggaggctGAGCCGGGATCCAAAACCCGTGGAGAGGACGAGACGGTACTTGGGACTGGTGGAGATTCGGGCGGCATG GTGACCTCTAAGGGTGCCGGTCTGAACCCGAATGCCAAGGTGTGGCAGGAGATGCCTACTGTCCCCAGTGAGGCCCCTGCAGATGGAACAGAGGGCTCCCCCTGGTCCCAGACCAACATCCCAGAGG GTTATCCTGACACCTCCGGATGTAAAGCGTACACAACAGGATTTCCAAGCCTGGAGGACGCCACCTCTTCGGGGGCGGCCGAGGGTACTGCAAATGGTATGGATCCCCCTGACTTAGAGTTCCCCCTCTGTGAGCCGCCAACAGGAATTGATG tTGATTCTACCCTGACAATGGAGCAGCCAATCTCTGCTGAGAGTTTACGGGAGTCTCTCAAGAAGGAGCTGGAGTTTTGCTTCTCCAG GGAAAATCTGTCCAAGGACCTGTACCTCATGTCACAGATGGACAGTGACCAGTTTGTTCCCATCTGGACCATCGCCAGCATGGAGGGCATAAAGGTCCTGACCACCGACATGGACCTTATTCTGGATGTGCTTAGAT CATCTCCAATGGTACAAGTGGACGAGAAAGGGGAGAAAGTTCGGCCCAATCACAAGCGCTGCATCATCATCCTGAGGGAGGTCCCGGAGTCTACGCCTGTGGAG GAAGTGGAGGCCCTCTTTAAGAACGACAACTGTCCGCAAGTTATCAGCGTGGAGTTTGCGCACAACAATAACTGGTACATTACATTCCAATCGGACACGGATGCTCAACAG GCGTACAGATATTTAAGGGAAGAAGTGAAAACATTTCAGGGAAAACCAATCATG GCCAGAATAAAAGCTATCAACACGTTCTTTGCGAAGAATGGCTACCGTAGCCTGGACTGCAGTGTGTACTCACAGCAGACCCAGACCCAGTCCCAGTACAGCTCGCCCCTCTTCATGCAACACGTCTACAGTCCCCAGCAGCAGTACCTGCCCTACAATATCATGCCTCCTACCTGGACACCGTCGCCCACGCCGTACTTCGAGACCCCTCTG gCCCCATTTCCCAACAGTAGCTTTGTGAATGGTTTTAGCTCGCCCGCACACTATAAGACTGGCTCCAACTCGCTCAACCTCGGCCGCCCCTTCAGCCGGAACCG GAACCATGTGAAGCCTCAGTCAAGGGCCAGCGACGGAACCCCCTCTCCTGTGGCTCCCGTCCCATTGGTGGATGGCCTCACGGGCCTGCgcagcccccagccccccaccAGCAGCGGCCCTGCGCTAGGCACCGCCGAGCTCAGTCCCTCCTTCGCCCATCTGAGCGCGTCCGAGCCCTCCGACGACAACGGCATGGCCAATCGCGGAAG GCGGAGTACATACAGAGGGAAccgcaggaggagagaggacgagCGCACCACG CGGCCAGTTCCTCTCGCAGAGGTCAAGGTCCCTCAGCCCAAGTTTGACCTGGCTGCCTCCAACTTCCCCCCTCTGCCTGGCTGCGTGGTGAGCACGCAGGGCGAGCCCGTGCTGGAGAACCGCATGTCTGACGTGGTGCGGGGCATCAACAGGGACAAG cagcagcagcaacaaccgcaaccacagcaacaacagcagcagcagcaatcaGATGCCAGCAAAGACGGAGCCGCAAGTCATCCCCCAGCCCCAGAGGACAGCGTCAGCACCATCAGGCCCGTCCAGCCTGCAAGCAAAACCACTTCTCACACCTTGGAGTCTACCATTACCAG CAGCAGCATGAGCCACCAGGACAAGAAACAGGAGAAGCCCGAGCTCCCTGTCCAGAAAGAGACACCGGCGCCCACCGCCTCCGCTGCCGCAGTCGTCgtcgctgctgccgccgccactaCCCCCGCACCCTCACAGACGCAGGCGGCAGCTGGTTCCAAGCCTCAGCCGAGCGCAGCCCCCGCCCCGGGAACGCCTCAGGCCAGCCCAGCCccctccagcaccaccaccaccaccaccaactccacCCCCGCCATG GAGCCCCGCAAGTTGAGCTATGCGGAGGTGTGCCAGCGCCCCCCCAAGGACCCGCCACCCACACCGGCTCCCTCCGCAGCCGCCggcaccgccgccaccactCCACCGGCCTCCCAGCCTTTGCGTGAGCTGCGCGTCAACAAGGGCGAGGAGCCGGCCAGCGGGCCACACAGTCCCTCGGACAAGCCCGAGCGGCCCCAGGAGCGAGGGGCCGAGGGCAAGGGCCGCGAGGGACGCCCTCCCCGTGACGGCCAGGGCTATTACCGCAACAACGGCCCTCCCAGGGCCGGCACGGGTGGCCTCAAGCTCCGGGAGCAGCAGCGCCGCCCCCCCTTTGGCCGACGCAACTCCCCACAAGGAGGGCCCAGACACACGGGCAAAGAGCAGAACATCCCTCCCATATCGCCAAAGTAA
- the larp4aa gene encoding la ribonucleoprotein 4Aa isoform X6 — translation MLLFIEVTSKGAGLNPNAKVWQEMPTVPSEAPADGTEGSPWSQTNIPEGYPDTSGCKAYTTGFPSLEDATSSGAAEGTANGMDPPDLEFPLCEPPTGIDVDSTLTMEQPISAESLRESLKKELEFCFSRENLSKDLYLMSQMDSDQFVPIWTIASMEGIKVLTTDMDLILDVLRSSPMVQVDEKGEKVRPNHKRCIIILREVPESTPVEEVEALFKNDNCPQVISVEFAHNNNWYITFQSDTDAQQAYRYLREEVKTFQGKPIMARIKAINTFFAKNGYRSLDCSVYSQQTQTQSQYSSPLFMQHVYSPQQQYLPYNIMPPTWTPSPTPYFETPLAPFPNSSFVNGFSSPAHYKTGSNSLNLGRPFSRNRVPLYSRKNVINAFRNHVKPQSRASDGTPSPVAPVPLVDGLTGLRSPQPPTSSGPALGTAELSPSFAHLSASEPSDDNGMANRGRRSTYRGNRRRREDERTTRPVPLAEVKVPQPKFDLAASNFPPLPGCVVSTQGEPVLENRMSDVVRGINRDKQQQQQPQPQQQQQQQQSDASKDGAASHPPAPEDSVSTIRPVQPASKTTSHTLESTITSSSMSHQDKKQEKPELPVQKETPAPTASAAAVVVAAAAATTPAPSQTQAAAGSKPQPSAAPAPGTPQASPAPSSTTTTTTNSTPAMEPRKLSYAEVCQRPPKDPPPTPAPSAAAGTAATTPPASQPLRELRVNKGEEPASGPHSPSDKPERPQERGAEGKGREGRPPRDGQGYYRNNGPPRAGTGGLKLREQQRRPPFGRRNSPQGGPRHTGKEQNIPPISPK, via the exons ATGCTTTTGTTCATCGAG GTGACCTCTAAGGGTGCCGGTCTGAACCCGAATGCCAAGGTGTGGCAGGAGATGCCTACTGTCCCCAGTGAGGCCCCTGCAGATGGAACAGAGGGCTCCCCCTGGTCCCAGACCAACATCCCAGAGG GTTATCCTGACACCTCCGGATGTAAAGCGTACACAACAGGATTTCCAAGCCTGGAGGACGCCACCTCTTCGGGGGCGGCCGAGGGTACTGCAAATGGTATGGATCCCCCTGACTTAGAGTTCCCCCTCTGTGAGCCGCCAACAGGAATTGATG tTGATTCTACCCTGACAATGGAGCAGCCAATCTCTGCTGAGAGTTTACGGGAGTCTCTCAAGAAGGAGCTGGAGTTTTGCTTCTCCAG GGAAAATCTGTCCAAGGACCTGTACCTCATGTCACAGATGGACAGTGACCAGTTTGTTCCCATCTGGACCATCGCCAGCATGGAGGGCATAAAGGTCCTGACCACCGACATGGACCTTATTCTGGATGTGCTTAGAT CATCTCCAATGGTACAAGTGGACGAGAAAGGGGAGAAAGTTCGGCCCAATCACAAGCGCTGCATCATCATCCTGAGGGAGGTCCCGGAGTCTACGCCTGTGGAG GAAGTGGAGGCCCTCTTTAAGAACGACAACTGTCCGCAAGTTATCAGCGTGGAGTTTGCGCACAACAATAACTGGTACATTACATTCCAATCGGACACGGATGCTCAACAG GCGTACAGATATTTAAGGGAAGAAGTGAAAACATTTCAGGGAAAACCAATCATG GCCAGAATAAAAGCTATCAACACGTTCTTTGCGAAGAATGGCTACCGTAGCCTGGACTGCAGTGTGTACTCACAGCAGACCCAGACCCAGTCCCAGTACAGCTCGCCCCTCTTCATGCAACACGTCTACAGTCCCCAGCAGCAGTACCTGCCCTACAATATCATGCCTCCTACCTGGACACCGTCGCCCACGCCGTACTTCGAGACCCCTCTG gCCCCATTTCCCAACAGTAGCTTTGTGAATGGTTTTAGCTCGCCCGCACACTATAAGACTGGCTCCAACTCGCTCAACCTCGGCCGCCCCTTCAGCCGGAACCG TGTCCCCCTCTATTCCAGAAAGAATGTAATAAATGCCTTCAG GAACCATGTGAAGCCTCAGTCAAGGGCCAGCGACGGAACCCCCTCTCCTGTGGCTCCCGTCCCATTGGTGGATGGCCTCACGGGCCTGCgcagcccccagccccccaccAGCAGCGGCCCTGCGCTAGGCACCGCCGAGCTCAGTCCCTCCTTCGCCCATCTGAGCGCGTCCGAGCCCTCCGACGACAACGGCATGGCCAATCGCGGAAG GCGGAGTACATACAGAGGGAAccgcaggaggagagaggacgagCGCACCACG CGGCCAGTTCCTCTCGCAGAGGTCAAGGTCCCTCAGCCCAAGTTTGACCTGGCTGCCTCCAACTTCCCCCCTCTGCCTGGCTGCGTGGTGAGCACGCAGGGCGAGCCCGTGCTGGAGAACCGCATGTCTGACGTGGTGCGGGGCATCAACAGGGACAAG cagcagcagcaacaaccgcaaccacagcaacaacagcagcagcagcaatcaGATGCCAGCAAAGACGGAGCCGCAAGTCATCCCCCAGCCCCAGAGGACAGCGTCAGCACCATCAGGCCCGTCCAGCCTGCAAGCAAAACCACTTCTCACACCTTGGAGTCTACCATTACCAG CAGCAGCATGAGCCACCAGGACAAGAAACAGGAGAAGCCCGAGCTCCCTGTCCAGAAAGAGACACCGGCGCCCACCGCCTCCGCTGCCGCAGTCGTCgtcgctgctgccgccgccactaCCCCCGCACCCTCACAGACGCAGGCGGCAGCTGGTTCCAAGCCTCAGCCGAGCGCAGCCCCCGCCCCGGGAACGCCTCAGGCCAGCCCAGCCccctccagcaccaccaccaccaccaccaactccacCCCCGCCATG GAGCCCCGCAAGTTGAGCTATGCGGAGGTGTGCCAGCGCCCCCCCAAGGACCCGCCACCCACACCGGCTCCCTCCGCAGCCGCCggcaccgccgccaccactCCACCGGCCTCCCAGCCTTTGCGTGAGCTGCGCGTCAACAAGGGCGAGGAGCCGGCCAGCGGGCCACACAGTCCCTCGGACAAGCCCGAGCGGCCCCAGGAGCGAGGGGCCGAGGGCAAGGGCCGCGAGGGACGCCCTCCCCGTGACGGCCAGGGCTATTACCGCAACAACGGCCCTCCCAGGGCCGGCACGGGTGGCCTCAAGCTCCGGGAGCAGCAGCGCCGCCCCCCCTTTGGCCGACGCAACTCCCCACAAGGAGGGCCCAGACACACGGGCAAAGAGCAGAACATCCCTCCCATATCGCCAAAGTAA